Within Candidatus Omnitrophota bacterium, the genomic segment TGACGGTCATGCCTTCGACGTAGAGATTGCGGATTACCATTGAGTCTTGACAGGAGAAGAATAATTATGGATCAGAACCTTATCGAGTTAACCACACCTGGGGAAGTCCTAAAGGAAGAGTTTCTCGAGCCCATGGGTATCACCCCTTATATGCTTGCAAAAGAGATTTTCGTTGATCCTCCAAGGATTGCTGCAATTATAAAAGGGAAGAGGAAAATAACCGCAGATACGGCTATGAGGCTGTCCAGGTTCTTCGGTACTACTCCGG encodes:
- a CDS encoding HigA family addiction module antidote protein — encoded protein: MDQNLIELTTPGEVLKEEFLEPMGITPYMLAKEIFVDPPRIAAIIKGKRKITADTAMRLSRFFGTTPEFWLNMQSRYDLEVLMEKKEKEMNKITPYHKAS